From the Asterias amurensis chromosome 1, ASM3211899v1 genome, the window caacgtgttcctttaattatgtgtacacttatttatttttcaggGGTACGGCCTAACCATGAAGATGGCGCTataactgcctttaaaatctaggtcacattttgtttactttgagGGCGAGCTTATTGTTGACTTTTCCCTATGTAGAAAGAAAAGCCAAAGTTCAACATTTTGTGTAAAGTTGACTGGGTTCATAACtgcattaaaaacattattacgCTCGATTGCAGACGAACCAAGGGTCCACATTAATAGTAAAATTcaactgggaaaaaaaaatgaaaagtaaaaCTCTGATGTTACATCAGCCAAACAATTTTTGCTTCAAGAGATTCTGATTCAAATTTCTCCCTgctttgaaaattaaaatgatGTGAGCAACGCCGTCAAGTTGTGACGAAATAGTTTGTACCGTTTAGAAATTTCCTTTTGTCAATAAGCCTTCTTCTCgtttaataacaattatttttacagCTAGGTCTGTAAAATAACgagaaaaggtttttaaaagttattgatcaaacaaaattactttAATAATATGtagaattacaattttttgatttttcGTTTCAGTGTTGTGGGGGGTTGTAAACAATGCTGGAATTGCTGTGTTTGGTGAAGTTGAGTGGTTGTCTATGGATGATTATCAGAGGGTCGTCAATATCAATCTATGGGGTATGATACGCGTCACTAAGGCCTTCTTGCCTATGATTCGTCAATGCAAAGGTACGTCACGTTTTAGTGTAGCCAATCAGAACAGCGTCAAAGGTTATGCATCTTGGTTGtgaattttaattttgcacTTTTGGAAATTAAGGGGCATTTAGCACGGTACAACAGTGGTTCTCCGTTTCATTTGAACTGGCAATGAGAGCAATTTTCATTTGATTCAAATTGAAAATTATGGTCGAACATTATACTTTATCAAATTAAACACCCGCACGGCTTAAACAACCTGCATTGAGTTTACACAAACTTTGTTGCCAAACTTGGAAAATACTATTTGGTTTAAGACACAGTAAGACACAACTTCTTTTGTTCATGACATATTTTAAATGGTgtctgaagctttgcatggtgtggagaataagagtaactataaacaTAAAAacgaatagtaaacttgcgggtgcaTACGAGTAGAATCTCCTTTGAAGGAGTgatggctctgagaagagccagtttggtctcgacgtttagAACAGTATattctttctcctgaagacgagcagagtatactgttcgaaacgtcgagaccaaactggctcttttcagagccaccactccttcaaaagagattttactcatgaatgtacccgcaagtttactattcatattcaTATTTATAGCTACTCTTACGACATGTTTTGTCTCATCTTACCACACTAATCTaaatcaaaaaaaattataatcagGAAGAATTTTGTATTCTTATTCTTTCTACACAAGTAGTCGATATTAAGAAATGTacttgtatatttatttatttttttccattaaattctCTTCAGGTCGCATCGTGAATATGAGTAGCATACAGGGCTTGTTTGGTGCCCCTTTTATTTCCACCTACTCAATCAGCAAGTACAGTGTGGAAGCATTCAGTGACTGTCTTCGATATGAGATGGCAAAATGGGGAGTCAAGACTATCATCATTGAACCGGGCAACTTCTCCTGTAAGTCTTGAAGTGTATTTCTTCTTACTGTGACCATTGTTCATGAGGTTGTAATTAAGGTGGGAAGATCATGGTGACAAGCCCATTTTCTTGATGAGTAAATAAAGTCACTATCACAGTCATGACAACGTGTACTTATGTTGGTCTGGTTCTCTTACATAAGAACAGCTAAATTAACAAAATCATCAGCATGTGTGCAGCAAGACGTTTTCTGTATAAGTGTACACATACTTAGAGCTATTGAAACATACCTAAAGTTATATTAAAAATTACGAGACCTTGACTTGTTCATTTAATATTTCCCTTAGGAGATTGTCCTTATCAGACATTTATTCCACTAAACCCTGTGTGTCCAATGTGATACTTGTACAGGGAATTGCAAACTCttcttactaaaaaaaaaccctgtaGTGTTGGTCGGGGATAGGTCTTgactgtgttttttattttttattaacaatGCGAAGTGGGGATTCGATTTTAAGTTAAGTAATATTGATCAATAGGTAAGCTCTTTCTGAAGCCTGTGGATTCGGTTTGGGACAATAGGCAATAACTATTCTTGAATAATGTAACACCTATATTAATGGTTTGTTTTCACTCATTATTTTCTGCAGCATGTTCGGACCTTTTCGAAGAGAAAAACATCACCAAAATGTTAGAGACCGTATGGAGTAAGACGCCAGACCACATAAAGGAAGACTACGGGCAAGAATACTTCAACGACATGGTAAAGTCTATGGCAAACACCCGATTCATGAGCGCCAACAGTCTGGAGCCGGTCCAGATTGCTGTGGAGGACGCCCTCATTGACGAAAACCCACAAATCCGGTATTTCCCGTCCAACATACAGTCGAAAATATTCACCTGGATTTTCTGTTATTTGCCGCCTACGCTCACGGACTACTTGTTCAAGGTTGCAGTTTGGATGTCCGCTGTCAAAGTGAAGGGAATAGAAAAGCAGTCACTTGACAACTGATGAACTCGGCAATTGTCTTTTTTTCACGATCTAGAATTGATGATTCTAAAAATCATTCGGTCCTTCGGATATGAAGTTGactaaataattgttaactCGCCAAAGGCCGTTATACTTTCTGAGTCATTGCCAAGAAATCCAAGTTGCCTCGGATggatgggactcgaaccaacgaccttccaCATTCCCGAGCAGATGAGTCAACCACAACTCACAGAATCGCACTTTTGGAGCTGCAGTTTCAATTAATACGCCGATTGGTGTTTTTGTAGTTAACTTAATCTGCTTGAATAATGTTCTTGATGCGACAGATCTCTCACATCCTCATCGGCAAATGTAATTACATGAAACTGTGTTCGGTAAAAACTCCCCACATTGAACACTATGCCATAGATATTGGTTCATTTGGAAATAATGATTGTTTTGTCTTCGTTGTTTAATAGTCACCGCAGTTCACAGGGTAGTTGCAGCCAGTTTTAGAAATAATTTATGTTCGTCCTTCTTTAGGCGAGTTTtatgttgcatttttttctttaaaggtatGGTCATACTTTGATAATGACCTTAAAAAGTATAGCCATATAGGCATTTTATAAAGGTTTCACAAAGAATAGTATAAGCATCCTGTGAAATAGTCTAAAGTGCCGccgttcatttaaaaaaatcatgtcAGAATAAAATAGTGTCGTAAAAGGCGACATTGGGAGTGCTTTGTAAATGCTGCGGCCAGAGTCTGCAGTTGGTAACCGCTAAACGTGGTTGGATTGTACGTTCCATTGCCCTCTTGATAATTTTGCATCAACAGtacaatgaaagaaacaaacgaTGACCGTACCTTTAAACATATGCATTTGTTATAGTAATTAGCTTTATAAGGTTTTAGTACCAGCTTTTAGGAaatgggttaaaggaacacgttgccttggatcggtcgatttggtctttgaaaagcgttctgtaaccgtttgttataaaatgcatatggatagaaagatgttgaaaaagtagaatacaatgatctacacaaacatgccttgaaattgcgcggttttctttttacctcgtcgacaaacacggtcggccattgatcggagtcaaatttttgactcccataaatggccgaccgtgttagttcgcgacgtaaaaagaaaaccgtgcaattttgagtgatacttgtgtggatcattatattccatatttaaaacatctttccagccatatgcatttcataacaaacgctttttatagaccaactcgtccgatccaaggcaacgtgttcctttaatactaatgcagagatttttttttttttagtttaaaggTATCTAAGAATAATATTGTACTTTGAAAGTACCACTGACTAATACCTCATTGATCAGGATATAAAGAATAATTTGTTGTTACTCAAAAGTGTGTGGATTGGTTATAAAAATGAATAGACTTGTCTAGGGCAGGGTTCTTCTGTTTTTTGGAAAACACTGCACATTTCTTATCATAAttatacaatttgtttgtataggccctacctttaaaaaaaaagtttaatagATCTAAACGTAGATAGTTGTCTTATTTCATACATCAGTGCCAAACTATTAAGGAGGCCTCTAACAATGATTCCATCGTGTAATTTTTTGAAAGTCAGTTGTTCGtgatatttgtatatttttggaCAACATATAATTATTAGCCTTTCACCTGATTATGCTAATTTCATTTGCGCATTCGTACAGCTATAGTAGACCTATTGGTTGATAAACGCCATTTACATATTTGGTGTCCCCGTGCACATCACGCGCGCAGTACAATTTACATACTTTCACGGGAAGGGTACATTTTTTAATTGGGATGCGAGGAATAGACACATTTTTTTTGACAAGTCACATTTTAATTATCGAGATCCGTTAATAATTCATAGTTCAAACTTGACAAATTGttatcgcccccccccccccccataaatcAACGTTTAGGGCCTAAATCAAAATAACTcttgataataaaaaatatataaaaacagttttaatccATTTAGTGAATTTTGTTCATGTGTTATGGTTGTTCTGTATGCGGcagtttttcaaaaactgttttgaaaacatACCTTCATGAGATTtcgtgtggttttttttttatagagaatATACACTtggaaacttgtttttttttttgtactttgtttttcgTAATCAGATTGACTGTACTATGCTTGACTTCATGTTATCGCAATTGTTGGGTCTGAAGTTTGACCCGTTTTGATAAATTCATAGACTGGATTATCTAGAAGACCACCACATAGCTTGGCAATACACACAGGTTGGTGAACTACTCGAATATTGTTGTAAAATGTGGGCTCTACGATGTATCATATTTCTGGCGAGCTTGTACATCCTCATAAATTACATCGTACCTCTCATTGAGCGGGAGATAGCTTCACGGTGTTTTACTTGGATCTTATCGGTCGTCTTAGCCTATGCCGTCTCGAGCCGTTTCAGCACGGGCGGGAGAATCGACACCGTCCGGGGCAAGGCGGTACTCGTGACGGGTTGCGACACGGGGATCGGAAACGCTCTGGCCAGGCACCTCGATCGGCTGGGGTTCCGGGTGTTTGCTGGGTGCCTGTTTGCGGATAGGGGTGAGGCAAGTAAGCTTGATGAGGAAAGTTCTGATAGGCTGAAGGTGGTTCAGTTGGATGTGACCAGTGACCAACAGGTCGCTGATGCAGTGGCGTCTATTGGAGAGACTCTATCATCAACTGGAGATGGTAGGTTTCAAATGGGCACAtggttttgttttagcattgtCTAGttcttgcagagtctttctattGACATTCAAGCAATGATGGTGAGTAATCATTGACAGTTTTGAGTGGTATGAATAAGGTTTTTTAATGCCGACTGGGATGGGATACTGACACCGCgggtgcttaaaaaaaaaaaaaaaaaagaaatcattgaacatcCCATTTACCTCTGAACGTGGCACTTCCAAACAATCCTATTAATTTTAGGGGCAAAGCAAGTTTGACACAatctccgggggggggggggggtagatgcCGACGACCA encodes:
- the LOC139948637 gene encoding D-beta-hydroxybutyrate dehydrogenase, mitochondrial-like, whose protein sequence is MKGALFTYGYDHQKRINTIACKHSHPDHIFTTSVGTMVDITAKKSGVFLLCAFVFIWYIVPRLGEEFLSRCFGNIISLILAYVIAIQLNEGKIEIQGKAVLVTGCDTGIGNAVARYLDKLGFRVFAGCLFEDGTGARRLKDECSGRMQVVQMDVTNEQQVAEVARFVQSAVAVSGEVLWGVVNNAGIAVFGEVEWLSMDDYQRVVNINLWGMIRVTKAFLPMIRQCKGRIVNMSSIQGLFGAPFISTYSISKYSVEAFSDCLRYEMAKWGVKTIIIEPGNFSSCSDLFEEKNITKMLETVWSKTPDHIKEDYGQEYFNDMVKSMANTRFMSANSLEPVQIAVEDALIDENPQIRYFPSNIQSKIFTWIFCYLPPTLTDYLFKVAVWMSAVKVKGIEKQSLDN